TCGCTGAAAGTATCACCGACCTTTGAAGAGAACAAGTGCATGACCGGATTTTTATCGGCAGGAAGGAATACGGTGAACAGGAGAATTATGCAGGCAGCCACGGCAGTAATATAATACCAATTGATGCTTCTGCGATTAGTCTTCCTGAGAATAGGTTTCTCTTCTGTGAGCCTGCTGAGCAGTTTTTCATCAAAATCAGTATCCTGGATTTTATCCCTGGCTGATTCGCTATGATATCTGAAGAGAGGCGAATAAATACTGAGATTGGCCGGGATATCATGGCCTGAAAAAAAGTCACGGAGTTCCCTTTCTTCAGCCAGTGATGTTGCGCCATCAAAGTATTTATTTAACAATGACTCAATTCTTTCGTAATTCATATCTATTTATATTTATCAGGGCATCTCTGACCTTTTTCCTTGCCCTGGACAAATTGACTCGTATCACATTCAGATTCACATCCATGATGGATGCAATTTCATCAAATTCATAGCCTTCAATATCCCTCATATGAATGATCATCTGTTGCTGGGCGGGCAGGGTGGCAATGATCTGATGAATGATGGTCATGGTATCGCGCATCTCCACCACGCTATGAGGGGTGGTAAAGCCGACAGCTGATTGGACTTCAACCAGGTCAACATTCTTTCTGCCAGCTGATTTTAAGATATCCAGACACAGATTTTTTGTAATAGACATCGCGAATGCTTCAATACTGTTATAATTATCAAGGTCGTCCTTCCGGGTCCATAACCTGATGATTGCTTCCTGCACCATATCTTCCGCTTCAGCCCGGTCATTCAAAAGCCGCTGCGCCAAACGGAACAGCTTATTTTTTAAGGGAAGAACCTTTATTTTGAATTCATCGATGGTCATACAGCTTCAAGACGATATATGCTGATAAAAATTACACTTAAATTTAAAAATAATTCCGGCGTAACAGACCATGACCAGCCTTAAAGAAGGAAAGACCTGACACAACAATTTAAATGGTGATTTGGAAAAACCGAACTTTTAATTATTTTTGTCTGAACATAGCTTGACACAATGATCAATGATCAATAATCAATGATCAATAGAGATTTGTAGCCTAAATTATAATTATTAATTATTCATTAAATCAATGCGTTTATGTTAAAAGATCATCCAAAAGGACTTCTTGTTGCTTTTTTCGCCAACATGGGTGAAAGGTTTGGTTTTTATACCATGATAGCCATTTTCATTTTATTCCTGCAGGCAAAATATGGATTTTCGGCTGGTAAGGCCAGCCAGATTTATGGTGGCTTCATGTTTTTCGTTTATTTTCTTCCATTACTGGGGGGGATCATTGCCGACAAGGTTCTGGGTTATGGTAAAACTATCAGCGTTGGACTGGTGGTCATGTTTCTGGGTTATTTCCTTCTGGCCATGCCCACCACCATGGGCTCGGGATTAGGTGCTGTTTTTGCAGCCCTCGCCATCATTGCTCTGGGGACCGGATTGTTCAAGGGAAATCTCCAGGCTCTGGTCGGCAGCCTGTATGATGATCCTAAATACAGTTCCAAAAGAGATCTGGCTTTCAATATTTTTTACATGGGCATAAACATCGGCGCCATGTTTGCACCCACAGCAGCTGAAAGAGTAAGCAACTTTATCCTGAACAAATCCAATTTCTTTTATGATGCCAGGATTCCTGCACTTGCCAATTCCTTATTAAAAGGTCATGAGATAGATGTGAATAACTACCTGTCCGTCGCCCAGTTACAGGATCCGTCAATAACTATCGACTCATTGCGGATTTTCTCCGAAAACTATATCAACGCTTTAAGTAAATCGTACCATTATGGTTTTGGTGTGGCATGCATCAGTCTAATCATCTCTATGTTGATCTTCTGGGGATTCAGAAAATATTATAAACATGCTGATTTTTCGGAAAAACAGAAGGCTGCACGGGCCGACATGAAAGACCAGGTTGTCAGGCTGACACCACAACAGACCAGAGACAGACTGATTGCACTGGGACTTGTATTTTTCGTGGTCATCTTCTTCTGGATGGCATTCCATCAGAACGGCCTTACACTTACATTTTTTGCCAGAGACTATACACAACCCACTGTCGGTAAGGGGATGAACCTATGGTTCGACCTGTTCGGATTACTCCCCATATTTATTTCGGTCGTCGGGCTTTATTTCCTCATCAGGAAAAAAAGCATATCGCGGGACCGTATCCTTGGTGCCATCGCCTTTGTCGGTTTTGGGGTAATAGCATATCTGAGATATCACGGATACCAGGATGTAAATCCTTTTACACCACAAAAGTTCCAACACTTCAATCCATTTTTTATTGTAGCACTAACACCCATCATTATCGGCATATTTGGTTACATGAACCGGAAAGGCATAGAGCCGCCAGCCCCAAAGAAGATCGGCATAGGCATGCTGATTACAGCTTTGGGATTTATTATCATGGTCATTGGATCTATCAGTCTTATCGGGTACAGTCCAAAGGAACTTGCCGGATTAGTTGCCCCTACTGACCATCTGGTGTCGCCCTATTGGCTGATAACGACTTATTTTACTTTAACTGTCGCAGAGCTGTTCCTCAGCCCCATGGGCATATCATTCGTGTCGCGTGTCGCTCCGCCGCAGTATAAAGGATTAATGCAGGGCGGATGGTTTGCTGCCACGGCGTTAGGTAACTACCTGTTAAGTGTCATTGGAGCTTTATGGAGCCGCATTCCACTTTGGGCTCTGTGGCTTGTACTGGTCATTTGTTGCCTGCTGTCAGCCATATTCATTTTCTCGGTTATGAAAAGGCTTCTCAAAGCTACCCAATCCTGATGCCATTCCCCTGGGGCCATAACCGGCGGTTCAATTCCTATACCGAATATTTCCGCAGGAAATTTGGCCAGCGGATACAAAAAGTTACCATTGATGCCGGTTTTACCTGCCCCAACCGCGATGGGACACTTGGAACAGGAGGATGCTCCTATTGCTATAATGATTCCTTCAATCCCTCTTATTGCAGGCCCGACAAGACAGTTACGCTGCAAATAGCCGAAGGCATTGAATTCCATGCCCGGCGGTACCGGCGGGCAAATAAATTCCTGGCCTATTTCCAGCCTTATTCTAATACGTATGCGCCACTGGAGAAGCTAAAAAAAATCTATGAAGAGGCATTGCATTACCCCGGTGTTACAGGGCTTGTCATAGGTACCCGGCCCGACTGTATTGATGATGACATACTGGACTACTTATACGAATTGAGCCAGAATCATTACATAATTATTGAATATGGTATCGAATCGTG
This DNA window, taken from Bacteroidota bacterium, encodes the following:
- a CDS encoding RNA polymerase sigma factor → MTIDEFKIKVLPLKNKLFRLAQRLLNDRAEAEDMVQEAIIRLWTRKDDLDNYNSIEAFAMSITKNLCLDILKSAGRKNVDLVEVQSAVGFTTPHSVVEMRDTMTIIHQIIATLPAQQQMIIHMRDIEGYEFDEIASIMDVNLNVIRVNLSRARKKVRDALININRYELRKN
- a CDS encoding peptide MFS transporter, whose product is MLKDHPKGLLVAFFANMGERFGFYTMIAIFILFLQAKYGFSAGKASQIYGGFMFFVYFLPLLGGIIADKVLGYGKTISVGLVVMFLGYFLLAMPTTMGSGLGAVFAALAIIALGTGLFKGNLQALVGSLYDDPKYSSKRDLAFNIFYMGINIGAMFAPTAAERVSNFILNKSNFFYDARIPALANSLLKGHEIDVNNYLSVAQLQDPSITIDSLRIFSENYINALSKSYHYGFGVACISLIISMLIFWGFRKYYKHADFSEKQKAARADMKDQVVRLTPQQTRDRLIALGLVFFVVIFFWMAFHQNGLTLTFFARDYTQPTVGKGMNLWFDLFGLLPIFISVVGLYFLIRKKSISRDRILGAIAFVGFGVIAYLRYHGYQDVNPFTPQKFQHFNPFFIVALTPIIIGIFGYMNRKGIEPPAPKKIGIGMLITALGFIIMVIGSISLIGYSPKELAGLVAPTDHLVSPYWLITTYFTLTVAELFLSPMGISFVSRVAPPQYKGLMQGGWFAATALGNYLLSVIGALWSRIPLWALWLVLVICCLLSAIFIFSVMKRLLKATQS